The proteins below come from a single Tachypleus tridentatus isolate NWPU-2018 chromosome 13, ASM421037v1, whole genome shotgun sequence genomic window:
- the LOC143239142 gene encoding uncharacterized protein LOC143239142 isoform X4, with amino-acid sequence MAAILQNTAEYIYQLEQEKARLLVQNCQLKRMLNSQMNVDSDGSSSDSPLPKRKKTETAVESSDEGIGSMSPRGSTTNVTEEMKQEMIDLQDRVHKEHQLQIIHEKQAQSLDMQMYADQVLGTIEEHLPEKTKIEQHSSYLLNKEHLSSPTAGLSQNESDSSEGSVPLPCTDIPEDLSGKACTVLSSHSRDIEMASSTQLYVVDSSILTSKPIPLVSNDVCISPLKPAKTKDLTHYTTLSHTYQANSTSRQNLETIVEAIRHLEGDHMFRDDPEPFIIPKSERTVSDDTSPDELSTNSFQVLCETTKNSALHSHVFHCSSNMQTRPGVIVTNHS; translated from the exons GCTGCCATATTACAAAATACAGCTGAATACATCTACCAACTGGAACAGGAAAAAGCCCGACTACTGGTTCAGAACTGTCAATTGAAGAGGATGCTGAACTCCCAGATGAACGTTGATAGTGATGGAAGTAGCTCTGACTCTCCTTTACCAAAGCGCAAGAAGACTGAAACAG caGTAGAGTCTTCAGATGAGGGAATTGGCAGTATGAGCCCCAGAGGTAGTACTACTAATGTGACAGAAGAAATGAAACAAGAAATGATTGACCTGCAAGATCGAGTACACAAGGAACACCAGCTGCAAATTATACACGAGAAACAAGCTCAGAGTTTGGATATGCAGATGTATGCTGATCAAGTTCTAGGAACTATTGAAGAACATCTGCCTGag AAAACAAAGATAGAGCAGCATTCTTCCTATCTTCTAAACAAGGAACATCTTTCCAGTCCAACAGCTGGTCTCTCCCAAAATGAGAGTGACTCATCTGAAGGATCAGTTCCTCTTCCATGTACTGATATACCAGAAGACTTGTCAGGAAAGGCCTGTACTGTACTCTCATCTCATTCCAGAGATATAGAGATGGCATCATCAACACAACTGTATGTTGTGGATTCTTCTATTCTCACATCCAAGCCAATTCCTCTTGTTTCCAATGATGTTTGCATCTCTCCTCTAAAGCCTGCCAAAACCAAAGATCTTACCCATTATACTACTTTATCTCACACTTACCAAGCAAACAGCACTTCTCGCCAAAATTTGGAGACAATTGTGGAAGCAATTCGCCACCTAGAGGGTGACCACATGTTTCGGGATGATCCTGAACCTTTTATTATACCTAAATCTGAAAGAACAGTATCAGATGATACTTCTCCTGATGAACTCTCAACTAATTCTTTTCAAGTTTTATGTGAGACAACAAAAAATAGTGCTCTTCATAGTCACGTTTTTCATTGTTCATCTAACATGCAGACTCGGCCAGGCGTCATCGTCACAAATCATTCATAA